Proteins found in one Parasteatoda tepidariorum isolate YZ-2023 chromosome 7, CAS_Ptep_4.0, whole genome shotgun sequence genomic segment:
- the LOC139426003 gene encoding uncharacterized protein, with product MLPIKIEEWKRVEAPRKLSSRIDVYYYPPSSKERLRSTMDVERFCAKNGLKFQPELFSFKSTSPKQEDSGDSSTDCVVQDFEDIFEDEVYNLESPRTYEETQESADKDKWNKSMEDEIQMMKNRKVWDLVEPPENAKIIGSRWVYNVKRDDKNQIKKFKSRLVAQGFKQIRFQDGSKGNSRNKHSINVTYEIVIYKRTNNFFFHAGGEG from the exons atgctaccaataaaaattgaagagtGGAAAAGAGTTGAAGCACCAAGAAAATTAAGTTCAAGAATAGATGTTTACTATTACCCACCTTCAAGCAAAGAGAGACTTCGATCAACTATGGACGTAGAACGATTTTGTGCTAAGAACGGATTAAAGTTCCAACCAgaactattttcatttaagtcGACAAGTCCAAAGCAAGAAGATAGCGGAGATTCATCGACGGATTGTGTAGTTCAAGATTTCGAAGATATTTTTGAAGACGAAGTATACAACTTGGAATCGCCTAGAACGTACGAGGAAACCCAAGAATCAGCCGACAAGGATAAGTGGAATAAATCCATGGAAGATGAAattcaaatgatgaaaaatcGTAAAGTATGGGATTTAGTTGAACCTCCAGAAAATGCCAAAATCATCGGAAGCAGATGGGTGTATAATGTGAAGCGAGATGATAAAAACCAGATAAAGAAGTTCAAGTCCCGGCTGGTAGCTCAAGGATTTAAACAG attcgtTTCCAGGATGGAAGTAAAGGGAATTCAAGAAACAAGCATTCAATCAATGTGACGTACGAAATCGTTATCTATAAAAGAACGAACAATTTCTTCTTTCATGCCGGTGGAGAGGGATGA
- the LOC122270209 gene encoding uncharacterized protein yields the protein MEGNSESTNLSFPKLGAFNYDSWKCDMRVALMDRGSWEFVGGAEPPSPPVDTAPESVKQNFEIKKARAHSTIYQGVERQFLKLIQSTTDGKKAWDILKENFEPKSRARIASLVDEFYELKFQPNEEGIGIFCQRVRDKSAQIKEAGFEIPELLVCFQIIRKLPEEYDNSVEILYRLKDSEFTINNIESQLISESGRLQLKARDSGFDSVTNAYLVKTDMKSSRERNLSKNKDIPHSGSGLARRSTQEIGYRRNLQSKGYRHKSMGPCFNCNKQGHYLRDCRASKTANKMHDRQSVRQNPASGLFYTDIEINEEVAEVESTELDLEE from the coding sequence ATGGAAGGAAATTCCGAATCAACGAACTTATCTTTTCCCAAACTTGGAGCATTCAACTACGATAGTTGGAAGTGTGACATGAGAGTGGCTCTGATGGATCGTGGAAGTTGGGAATTCGTCGGTGGAGCTGAACCACCATCACCGCCTGTAGACACTGCCCCAGAATCGGTTAAACAGAATTTCGAGATAAAGAAAGCTAGAGCTCATTCTACAATATATCAAGGTGTTGAACGTcaatttttgaagttgattCAGTCTACGACAGATGGGAAGAAAGCTTGGgacattctaaaagaaaattttgaacctAAATCAAGAGCAAGAATTGCTAGCCTGGTAGATGAATTTTACGAATTGAAATTTCAGCCAAATGAAGAGGGGATTGGAATATTCTGTCAACGAGTTCGAGATAAAAGTGCACAGATTAAAGAAGCTGGATTCGAGATTCCCGAACTATTAGTATGTTTCCAGATAATAAGAAAACTTCCGGAAGAATATGACAATTCAGTAGAGATCTTATATCGTTTAAAGGATTCggaatttacaataaataatattgagagTCAATTGATCAGCGAATCCGGCAGACTCCAACTAAAAGCTCGAGATAGTGGGTTCGATTCAGTTACAAATGCTTACTTAGTTAAAACAGACATGAAATCATCAAGAGAAAGGAATTTATCGAAGAACAAAGACATTCCACACAGCGGAAGCGGTCTGGCCCGGAGAAGTACGCAAGAAATTGGATACAGACGAAACTTGCAGAGCAAAGGATATCGACATAAAAGTATGGGGCCGTGTTTCAACTGCAATAAACAAGGTCATTATTTAAGAGATTGCAGAGCAAGCAAAACTGCAAATAAGATGCATGATCGTCAAAGTGTGAGGCAAAATCCCGCTTCTGGTCTTTTCTATACGGATATTGAAATTAACGAAGAAGTTGCCGAGGTCGAAAGCACGGAACTGGATTTAGAAGAATGA